The following coding sequences are from one Rathayibacter sp. VKM Ac-2760 window:
- a CDS encoding O-antigen ligase family protein — translation MSGGRPSALPAALADALASPQFAAALAQTSLVVVLCAPAVRGMIGWPGYLAAVATLAALAGVMLVLRRELLDWEGLLPTSILVFLGWIALSTLWSGYQWATASSVLYQLVLAFLAIAIGLTRDIIQVIRAVGDVMRVVLIGSLAVEVLSGVLIDRPLRFLGVEGLLAAGGPIQGLVGTRNQLGLVCLLAIVTFSVELMTRSVARTPALASLALAVLTLLLTRSAVSAGVLVVAAVVALILRWVRRGDAEQRRRRQYTTLAVVAASALTAWLFRFRIVDLLNAGSEFEFRLTLWQHVWRFSDLAPIIGWGWVGYWRTDLYPFNAIDFLSGRPHASSLNALFDLALQVGLVGVVLFLVLTGLALWRSWLIASERKAVVHVWPVMVLTVLVVTSLAESALLVDAGWLLLVICAMRAAQGLSWRRLLHPADRPGGLPRQPGTPPGAPRGSAPS, via the coding sequence ATGAGCGGCGGGCGGCCGTCCGCGCTGCCCGCGGCCCTCGCGGACGCGCTGGCCTCGCCGCAGTTCGCGGCGGCCCTCGCGCAGACCTCCCTCGTCGTCGTGCTCTGCGCGCCCGCCGTCCGCGGGATGATCGGCTGGCCCGGCTACCTCGCCGCCGTCGCGACGCTCGCCGCGCTCGCCGGGGTCATGCTCGTGCTGCGGCGGGAGCTGCTCGACTGGGAGGGGCTGCTCCCGACGAGCATCCTGGTCTTCCTCGGCTGGATCGCACTCAGCACGCTCTGGAGCGGCTACCAGTGGGCGACCGCGTCGAGCGTGCTCTACCAGCTCGTCCTTGCCTTCCTCGCGATCGCGATCGGGCTGACCCGCGACATCATCCAGGTGATCCGCGCGGTCGGTGACGTGATGCGCGTCGTCCTGATCGGCTCCCTGGCGGTCGAGGTGCTCTCCGGCGTCCTGATCGACCGGCCGCTGCGCTTCCTCGGCGTCGAGGGGCTGCTCGCGGCCGGCGGGCCGATCCAGGGGCTCGTCGGCACCCGCAACCAGCTCGGGCTGGTCTGCCTCCTGGCGATCGTCACCTTCTCGGTCGAGCTGATGACGAGGTCGGTGGCGCGCACGCCGGCACTCGCCTCGCTCGCCCTCGCGGTGCTCACGCTGCTGCTCACCCGCTCCGCGGTCAGCGCCGGCGTCCTCGTGGTCGCGGCGGTCGTCGCGCTCATCCTCCGCTGGGTGCGCCGCGGCGACGCGGAGCAGCGCCGACGGCGGCAGTACACGACGCTCGCGGTCGTCGCCGCCTCCGCGCTCACCGCCTGGCTCTTCCGCTTCCGGATCGTCGACCTGCTCAACGCGGGCAGCGAGTTCGAGTTCCGGCTCACCCTCTGGCAGCACGTCTGGCGCTTCTCGGACCTGGCGCCGATCATCGGCTGGGGCTGGGTGGGGTACTGGCGCACCGACCTCTACCCGTTCAACGCGATCGACTTCCTCTCCGGCCGACCGCACGCGTCGAGCCTCAACGCGCTGTTCGACCTCGCGCTGCAGGTCGGCCTCGTCGGCGTCGTGCTCTTCCTGGTGCTCACCGGCCTCGCACTCTGGCGCTCGTGGCTCATCGCCTCCGAGCGCAAGGCCGTGGTGCACGTCTGGCCGGTGATGGTGCTGACCGTGCTCGTCGTCACCTCGCTCGCCGAGAGCGCGCTCCTCGTCGACGCGGGCTGGCTGCTGCTGGTGATCTGCGCGATGCGGGCCGCGCAGGGCCTCAGCTGGCGGCGCCTCCTGCACCCCGCCGACCGGCCGGGCGGGCTGCCGCGACAGCCCGGAACACCGCCAGGTGCTCCGCGCGGCAGCGCTCCCAGCTGA
- a CDS encoding glycosyltransferase family 1 protein, with protein sequence MPERLPVTLAVLTVDPGGMGGGETYARALTRLLVPRPGEEGLRVQALVPENAHGFSEGVPEIVAEGVVSGAGHRRRATGMLQALVRTLRLRRLLGPDEILYFPFTVPLPWPSRRQGHVQMVFDLQHRDLPQLFPRVERVFRRVAYEATARRADAIITISAFTKGRIVELLGIPEERIHVSHLGVDTERFRPHLGEREDFVFYPARAWPHKNHARLFEALRLLRADGHDLRLVLTGGDLDKLGALPDFVEWRGHVGEQELAELYRRAAVLAFPSLYEGFGFPPIEAMASGCPVAAADSGSLPEICGDAAVLVDPLDPRSIADGILEAIDRSAELGPKGVERAARFSWERCRAEHLAVFRAVAAARPAGRRGAGGAAS encoded by the coding sequence ATGCCGGAACGCCTCCCCGTCACGCTCGCCGTGCTCACCGTCGATCCCGGGGGGATGGGCGGCGGCGAGACCTACGCGCGCGCGCTCACCCGGCTCCTGGTGCCGCGGCCGGGCGAGGAGGGGCTGCGCGTGCAGGCGCTGGTGCCGGAGAACGCGCACGGCTTCAGCGAGGGCGTGCCCGAGATCGTCGCGGAGGGCGTCGTCAGCGGGGCCGGCCACCGCCGCCGGGCGACGGGAATGCTCCAGGCGCTCGTGCGCACGCTGCGGCTGCGGCGGCTGCTCGGGCCGGACGAGATCCTCTACTTCCCCTTCACCGTCCCGCTGCCCTGGCCCTCGCGCCGGCAGGGTCACGTGCAGATGGTCTTCGATCTGCAGCACCGCGATCTGCCGCAGCTCTTCCCCCGGGTCGAGCGCGTGTTCCGCCGGGTCGCCTACGAGGCGACGGCGCGCCGGGCCGACGCGATCATCACCATCAGCGCCTTCACCAAGGGGCGCATCGTCGAGCTGCTCGGCATCCCGGAGGAGCGGATCCACGTCTCGCACCTCGGCGTCGACACCGAGCGGTTCCGCCCGCACCTGGGCGAGCGCGAGGACTTCGTCTTCTATCCGGCGCGCGCCTGGCCGCACAAGAACCACGCGCGCCTGTTCGAGGCGCTGCGGCTGCTCCGCGCCGACGGACACGACCTGCGGCTGGTGCTCACCGGCGGTGACCTGGACAAGCTCGGCGCTCTGCCCGACTTCGTCGAGTGGCGGGGGCACGTGGGCGAGCAGGAGCTCGCCGAGCTCTACCGGCGGGCGGCCGTGCTCGCCTTCCCGAGTCTCTACGAGGGCTTCGGCTTCCCGCCGATCGAGGCGATGGCGTCGGGCTGCCCTGTCGCGGCGGCCGACTCCGGGTCTCTGCCCGAGATCTGCGGTGACGCGGCCGTGCTCGTCGATCCGCTCGACCCGCGCTCGATCGCGGACGGGATCCTCGAGGCGATCGACCGCTCGGCCGAGCTCGGGCCGAAGGGCGTCGAGCGGGCGGCGCGGTTCAGCTGGGAGCGCTGCCGCGCGGAGCACCTGGCGGTGTTCCGGGCTGTCGCGGCAGCCCGCCCGGCCGGTCGGCGGGGTGCAGGAGGCGCCGCCAGCTGA